The genome window TTCGTCCATGCTTCCCCTGTCCCAGGGCGGTTCCCGGTCTTCAGTTTATGGAAAAACGCCGCCGAGTCAAGCGGCGGCCGGCGGGCGGGTCGCGCTGGCGGCCTGGGCGAGGAAGTAGTCGGAAACGTCGATGCCGTACTTGGCCGGGTCGAGGGCCGCGGCGATGGTCCGGCGGAAGCGGCCGGTCGTCCCGGCCTGCTCGGCCAGATCGACGATCTCGCCGTCGATCTTGTTGCCGGCCGGATCGGTGATGAGCTTGACCGACGGCCTCAGGACGAGCCTGGGTTCGGGATTGAGGTCCTGGACGATGGCCAGCTCGCCGGTCGTCAGGGCCACCAGCGTGCCGATGGGGAAGACGCCCATCATGTTGACGAAGGCCTTGAGGATGACCGGATTGAACTCCGTGCCGCTCTGTTCCAGCATCAGGCTCAGGGCCTCGGCCCGGGTGAAGTCCCTGGCACGGTAAACGCGCCTGGTCGTGATGGCGTCGAAGACGTCGACTACCTTGACTATCTTGCTGAACAGGTTGATGTCGTCTTTTTTGAAATAGCGGGGATAGCCGGACAGGTCTTCTTTGATGTGGTGCTCCAGGGCCACGTGGATGGCCCGGAGCGGCAGGCGGCGGAACTCCTTGAGCAGGGCCAGCTTCTCGGCGCCGTGGAAGGGATGCTGCTCCATGATGTCCCGCTCGGCGTCGGTCAGCCGGCCCGGCTTGTTGAGGATGTCGAGCGGCGTCTCGGTCTTGCCCAGGTCGTGGAAGAAGGCGGCCATGCCCAGGTCGACGAGCTCGGCCCGGCTCAGGCCGAGCCGGCGGCCTAGGGCGGTGGCCAGCAGGCAGACGTTGACCGAGTGGTTGAGCGTGTACTCGTCGTGGTTCTTGATGTTGGTCAGCCCGTAGACGAAGCCCTCGTCCTCGACGATGTGGTTGTAGATCGACTGCATCAGGCGCCGGGTGGTGCTGATCTTGAGGGGCTCGTTGCGCCGGTCGCGGGCGAACGATTCCTTGAGGTGGACGATGCTGAGGAAGAACAGCCGGGCCGAGCTCTGGTGGAGGCCCTGGGGCGCCTCCTCGGCCGAGAGTTTCTCGAGCTCGAAGTGCTCGATCCCGGCGGCCTCGAGGTCGGCCTGGAGGCGGGCGAAGGGATCCTCCTCCTTCTTGTCGCGCTTGGCGAAGACGGACATGAAGCCGTAGAGCTCGTCCAGGGTGATGCCGCGAAGGAAGGTCACGGCCTCGATGTTCCGCGCGCGGAACTCCTCAATGACGGACTTGAATATGCCGTAGGTCCCGACCCCGAACTTGAGCCGGACCCCGTTCAGCACGAGCGTGCCGTGGCGGACGCGCAGGGAGGCCTCCGGTTCGGCCGCCAGGACAGAGGCCAGGGTCTCGAACAGCAGCCGGCCCTGGACCTGGAAGGCGTCGTTCCCGGTGTCGTAGATCTTGGCGATCTTGTCGACGATGTGGAAACGGGTCAGCAGCTCGAGGCCGGCCTTCTGCCGGGCCTTCGGGTCGGCCCCCGCAACCGGACCGGCCGATCCGCCCGAAACCGCGCGAACCCGGTCCTTCTCGTTCATGCCCGCATCCTATCCCCGCGCCGTCCCGGCCGGGGGCAGTCGCATGAGCGCGGCCTGGCAGGCTTCGCGGACCTTGCGGGTCCGGCCGATGGCGCCCTGCTGGAGGGCCTCGAGGGCCTCCGGCGTGGCCATGCTCTCCAGCCCGGCCGCGGCGGCCAGGCGCGTCTCCAGGGCCGCCTTTGAGGCGAAGAGAGGGGCGCGGCGGAGCGTCCGCCTCAGGAACTCGAGGGCCTCGGGCGATCTCGTCCGGCCGAGAAAGACGAGCAGCGCTTCCTTCTCCTTGAGGCTCTTGGCCCGGAAGTCCCTTCCGGAGGCTTCGTCGAGGACCTGCCGGACGCGAACGCCGCCCCGGGCCGGATCGAGGGTCAGGATGGCCTGGATCCGGATCTCCTCGTCCGGGTCGTTGAGGAAACCGGCCAGGATTCGCGAGGCCGTTTCGTTCCGGGACCGGCTCAGGGTCCGGACGACCGCCGACTTGGTCTCGTTGTTGGGGAAGTTCAGGAAGGCCGCCAGATGGGGGATGCCGCGATCGCCCGGCAGCCGGGCCAGGATGCCGACGATCTCGCTGGCCAGGACGGGCCGGGTGCCGTCGGCCAGTCCGGCCAGCTGGGCGGGCTGGGCGGCGCCGGCCTTTTCGATGAAGTCGACGACCTTGTGCCGGGCCTGCCCGTCCGGTGCGATGTCATAGAGGTCGGCCGCCAGGCCGAGGGCGGACGGCCCGAGCAGGCCGAAGAAGCCGAGCAGGGACTCCCAGTCCATGGCCTTCTTCTGGGCCAGCAGGGCCTTGACGGCCTCGATCGTCTTGGGACTGACCGTGCGGGCGAGGAAGTCGTCGAGGAGCGCCGCCTTGTCAGGGTTCCCGGCCAGGTGGCGGCTGAGCTCGTGGATCTTCTGGATGATCAGCACGCCGACATCGAAATGGCCGCGCTGAAGCTGGTCGAAATGGTATTCCAGGAGGGCGTCCAGAGCGGCCCGGCCGTTGGCCGGGTTATCCTCCAGGTAAAGGATCTCGACCATGAGGTTGATGTACTCTTCCTGAGGCGAAATGGTCCGGTTGGCCCGGAGCATGGTCTCGAGCGAAAGCAGCTCGGCTTCGGTCAGGGTCGGGTCCATGGACGCGGCCGGGCTGAGGGGCCCTTTCTCCCCAGGCGGGGGATCGGCCGCCGTCCCGGCCCCGGCGGGCTCGGGGGAAGGCGCGATCCCGGCCTCATCGTCGCTGGCCGAGGCCCTGGCGATCTGCCCGCGGTCCTCCTGGTCGAGCTCGATCCGGCCCTGGGTCAGCTTGGACGTGTCCACCCGGACCTCGATCGTCTCCTGGGCCAGGTCGCCGGGCAGGCCGGGCATGGTCCGGACAGCCTGGGGATCGCGCGTCTCGCCCATGATCCGGTTCTCGAGGAACTCGTCGGGCGCATAGTACTGGATGTTGGGGAAATCGCGTTCCCAGAGCGCGACGACGATGTCGGCGTCCTCGGCCGGCTTCTGAGCCTCGGCCTTGATAAGCTCGAGGAACTCCAGGATCTCGGACCGGTCCAGCCCCTGGTAGAAGAAAAAGATCTGCAGGCCGTCCTTGAAGAAAAAGAACGGCAGGCTCTTGATGGCGACCTCGTCGGTGTAGACCGGCTTGCCCTCATAGGTGAAGGACCGTTCCTCGATCCCTATCTGGAGCTTCTGGTAGGCGTTCAGGAAAGCCGCGAATTTCTCCGCCAGCTGGTTGATGAACGCCGTCACCGTGGCGTGCTCGCTTGGGAATATCTTCATGGCCGAAACCGCATTGGCCAGGCCATGGAGAAGGTCCTTGACTTTGTCGATGCGGGCGATATCGACGGCGTCGGGCTGGACCGGATGCATATCCACCCCAGTTTAGCCAAATCAGGCCAGCCGTCAACCGATTTCGGGCGCGGCGGCCGGGGAGGGTCCCGGCCGGCCGCCAGGAGGACGTCAGCGGCGGCTCAGCACCCGGCGCTCGTAGGCCTCGGCCTCGCGCAGCCAGTCCTCTCCCGCGGGCACGCCGGCCTTCAGGCAGTAGGCGTCCCAGACCGGGCCGAAAGGCAGGCTCTTGAGGTCTTCTAGGAAGGCCAGGCGCTGCAGGGCCCTGGCCGGCCGGTCGAGCTCCCTGGCCTTGTCCGCGGGCTCGAGCAGGGCGATGAGCAGGCCCTTCAGCACCGACCGGGCCCCGAGCACCCAGGCCCCGATGCGGTTGAAGCTGGCGTCGAAGTAGTCGAGGGCGATGTGGATGCGGTCGAGGGCCTGGCTGCGGACGATCTCGGCGCAGAGGTCGCGGACCTCGTCGTTGAGCAGGACCACATGGTCGCTGTCCCAGCGCACGCCGCGGCTGACATGGAGCAGGATCTCGCCGGAGAATGGCAGGATGGCCGAGATCTTGTCGGCGACGGATTCGGTCGGGTGGAAATGGCCGAGGTCGAGACAGATGATCTTGCCGCGGGTCAGGGCATAGCCGAGGTAGAACTCGTGCGAACCGGCGACGAACGACTCGCTGCCGAGGCCGAAGAGCTTGCTCTCGACCGAGTCCTTCATCTGCTGGGGGCTGTATTCGACCTCGTAGATCTCGTCGAGCGACTTGAGCAGGGCGGCCCGGGCCCCCCAGCGGTCGGTCGGGACGTCCTTGGAGCCGTCGGGGATCCAGAGATTGTGGAGACAGGGGGACTGCTGCTCCCGTCCGATCGAGGCGGCGATCCTGCGGCAGCACTTGACGTGGTCGACCCAGAACTTGCGAATGCCGTTCTCCCGGCTGCTCAGGGTGTACCCCGAGACGGCCTTGGGGTGGGCGAAGCAGGTGGCGTTGAAGTCGATCTTCAGGCCGCGGCGCTTGGCCCATTCCGTCCAGCCGCGGAAGTGCTCCGGCTCGATGGCGTCGCGCTCGACGGGCCGTTCGCCGAACTCTCCATACATGGCGTGCAGATTGACCCTGTGGCGGCCGGGGATGAGGGAGAAGGCCTGCTCCAGGTCGGCCCGGAGCTCTTCGACCGTCCGGGCCTTTCCCGGATAGGCCCCCGTGACCTGGAGGCCGCTACCGGCCAGGCTGCCGGCCTGCTTCTCGAAGCCGCCGACGTCGTCGCCCTGCCAGCAGTGAAGGGACAGGGGGATAGCCTGCAGGCGGGCCAGGGCCTTTTCGGTATCGACGCCGCGCTCGGCATAACGCTCGCGGGCGGCGGCATAGTTCTTTTCTATAGCGCTCGGATCCATCCTCAACCCTCCACGAAGGAACGCCATGGTTATATGCCGCCGGTCATGTACTGTCAAGCCTCGGGGAGCCCCCGGAACCGGTCCGCGGCGGCGTCCCAGGCGGGGCCGCGTCCTGAGGGCTGGTACGTCCGCGGCTCGAAAGATTCGCGGACGACGGCCCGGATGTCCTCCGGCGAGCCGACCCGGCCCAGGGCCATGGCCTGGACCAGGATGTTGCCGATGGCCGTGGCCTCGGCCGGCCCGGCCACGACCGGCAGGCCCGTTGCGTCGGCCGTCAGCTGGCAGAGGAGGGCGTTGCGCGAGCCGCCCCCGATGACGTGGATCTTCTCGATCGGATGGCCCAGGACCTGCCGGAGCTGGTCGATGACCGAGCGGTACTTAAGGGCCAGGCTCTCGAGGAGCGAGCGGACCAGGGCGGCCCGCGTGCCCGGGACCGGCTGGCCCGTCCGCCGGCAGTAGGCCGCGATGGCCTCCGGCATGTCCGGCGGATTCAGGAAGTCGGGCGCGTCGGGGTTGACCAGGGCCGCGAACGGCGCGGCCTCGGCGGCGGCGCGCGTCAGCTCGTCGTACGTGACCGGGCCCTCGGCGGACCAGGCCTTGCGGCAGCCCTGGACGAGCCAGAGGCCGGAGACGTTCTTGAGGAAGCGGATGGTGCCGCCGACGCCGCCTTCGTTGGTGAAATTGGCCCGGAGGGACAGCTCCGAGATGACCGGGGCCTTTTCCTCGACGCCGACGAGCGACCAGGTCCCGGACGAGATGTAGGCCCAGTGCTCGCCCTCGGCCGGGACGGCCGCGACCGCGGCGGCGGTGTCGTGGCCGGCCGTGGCGACGACGGGGACGTGGCGCAGGCCCGTCGCCCCCGCGACCTCCTCGGAGAGCTCGCCCAGCACTGTCCCCGGCTCGACGATGTCCTGGAGGAGCTTCTTCGACAGCCCCATGGCCTGGAACAGGCCGGGGATCCAGGTCCTGGTCCGCGGGTCGAGGCACTGGGAGGTCGAGGCGATCGTGGCCTCGGCCGCCTTGCGGCCGGTCAGGAGATAATTGAACAGGTCGGGCATGAAGAGCAGGCCGGCCGCGGCGTCGAGCAGGGGGGACCGCTCCCGGACCATGGCATAGATCTGGAAGAGCGAGTTGAAGGGCATGAACTGGATGCCGGTCGCCTCGTAGAGGGCCGGCCGGGGCACGAGCTTGAAGTACTCCTCCATGGCCCCGGCGTTGCGATGGTCGCGGTAACAGAAAGGCAGGCCCAGGAGGCTGCCGTCCTTGGCCAGCAGGCCGAAATCGACGCCCCAGGTGTCGACGCCGAGGCCGGCCGGGCGGGCCCCGATGGCCGCGGCGGCGTCGCGCATGGCCGCCTTCATCTCGTCGAAGAGGGCGTAGACGTTCCAGTGGATGTGCCCCGCGAGATTGAGGGGCGCGTTGGGGAAGCGGCGGACCTCGTGGACCGTGAGCCTGCGGCCGGCCAGCGTGCCGAGCACGGCCCGGCCGCTCTCGGCCCCGAAGTCGAAGGCCAGGAACTGGGCGGCGTCTTTCGGTTGCGTCATGCGGAGCTTCCGGACCACTTATATATTCGCAACGCGGCCCTTTTTCAAGCCGAAAGTGGAGGGCTTTTGAAAACTGCCGCCGATTCTTCTACAATGAATCCGAACACCGACGACACCCCACAGAGGTTCCATGCCACTCGAGGACAAGCTGAAGCAGTTGCGGCGCGAGCGCGAGGCCCGGTCGCGGGCCCGGACCGTCGAATCGACCTGGGAAACGCTGGGCGAGGACTCCGGCCTGACGGTCAAGGAGAAGCTCGAGCGCCTGATCGCCCTGACCGACAAGGGCCGCGGCCCGGCCGTCCGGGCCGGGGAGCGCCCCGCCGAGAAGAAGCGCTGCGAACCGGTCCAGGTCTTCGAGAACGCCTTTGCTCTCGGCGCGCGCTACGGCCAGATCCCGATCTCCATGGGGCTGCAGATCCCGGCCGGCGTCATAGGCTTCCTCAGCCGCGACGCCGCCTTCGAGGGGCTCGACCTCTCGACGGCTCTCTTCCTCGACCTCGAGACGACGGGCCTGGCCGGCGGCACGGGCACGGTGCCGTTCCTGGTCGGCCTGGCCTACTACCGGGACGAGCGGTTCAAGGTCACCCAGTTCTTCCTCAACGAGATGGCCGAGGAGGACCGGCTCATCCGCGAGCTCGACCAGTTCGTCCGGGAGATGGGCTTCAAGTCGATCGTCAGCTACAACGGCAAGGCCTACGACCTGCCGCTCATCGAGACGCGCTTCGCGCTGCACCGGACGCCCTGTCCGCTTCGCGGCTTGCCGCACCTCGACTTCCTGTTCTCGGCCCGGAGCCTGTGGAAGCACAAGTACGACAGCTGCCGGCTGTTCAACCTGGCCCAGGAGATCGTCCAGGCCGAGCGGTCCGAGGACATCCCCGGCGCCGAGATCCCGCTCCGCTATTTCCAGTACATCCGCAACGGCGATTTCACCCTCATCGACCCCATCCTTTATCACAACCAGGAGGACCTGCTGTCGCTCCTGGGCGTGGTCGTGGCCGGGGCCATCCTGGTCGAACGCCACCGCGGGGCGGCTCAGGCCGGGGCGGGCGACCCGATGGACCTCTACGGCGTGGCCAGCCTGTTCGAGCGGTCGGGGGACGCGGCGACCTCGGCCGCGCTCCTGGAGAAGGCGCTGGCCGGGGGGCGGGGCCTGTCGGCCGAAGCCTCGCACGTCGCCCGCAAGAAGCTGTCGCATCACTTCAAGAAGAACAAGGATTGGGAGAAGGCCTTGCCTTTCTGGCAGGAGATGGCGTCCGGGGCGGAGGCCGACAGCGAATGCTTCCGGGAGCTCGCGATATACTTCGAGCACACGGCCAAGGATTACGCCGAGGCTATCCGAGTCGCGACCGAAGGGCTGGCGCTGGCGAAGGGCCGGTCGCCGCTCGCCGAGAAGGACTTCGAGAAGCGGATCGCCCGGCTCCGGGGCAAGCTGGACCGGGGCAAGGGGCCGGCGCTCGGATGAAGGCCATGGTCCTCGCGGGCTTCCGGCCGCCGGCCGAGCGCCCGCTCGAGCTGCGGGAGGTGCCTGTGCCCGCGGTCGGGCCGGAGGACATCCTGATCAAGGTCCGCTGCTGCGGCGTCTGCCACACGGACCTGCACGTGGTCGGGAAGGAGCTCCCGGAAGCCAGGCTGCCGCTCATCCCCGGACATGAGGTCGTCGGCGTGGTCGAGAAGGCGGGGGAGAGGGCCCGGCGGTTCCGGGCCGGCCAGCGCGTCGGAGCGGCCTGGCTGCGCTCGGCCTGCGGCGCGTGCCGGTTTTGCCTGAGCGGACGCGAGAACCTGTGCGAGTCGGCCCGCTTCAACGGCTATCACGCCGACGGCGGCTACGCCGAATACATGGTCGTCGGCGAGGCGTTCGCCTACGCCCTGCCGGACCGGTTCGGGGACGCCGAGGCGGCGCCGCTGCTCTGCGCCGGGATCGTCGGCTACCGGGCGCTGCGTCTGAGCGGGATCGAGCCGGGCGGCGTCCTAGGCCTTTACGGCTTCGGGGGCTCGGCCCACATCGCCATCCAGGTGGCCAGGCACGGCGGGGCGAGGACGTTCGTCTTTACCCGCGGCGCCAAGCATCAGCGGCTGGCGCATGAGCTGGGCGCGGACTGGGTGGGGACGGCCAAGGACGAGCCGCCGGCCAGGCTGACGGGCGCCATCATCTTCGCCCCGGCGGGCGGCCTCTATCTCGACGCCCTGCGGGTCATGGACAGGGGAGGGACGGTCGTCTCTGCCGGCATCCACATGTCGCCCATCCCGGAGATGGACTACGACCGCTACCTCTATCACGAGCGCCGGATGCTCAGCGTGGCCAACGCCACCCGGAGGGACGGGGAAGAGCTGCTGAAGATCGCGGCCGAGATCCCGGTGAAAACGACGATCAGGACCTACCCTCTCGAGGCCGCGAACGAAGCGCTGGAC of Acidobacteriota bacterium contains these proteins:
- a CDS encoding L-rhamnose isomerase, whose translation is MDPSAIEKNYAAARERYAERGVDTEKALARLQAIPLSLHCWQGDDVGGFEKQAGSLAGSGLQVTGAYPGKARTVEELRADLEQAFSLIPGRHRVNLHAMYGEFGERPVERDAIEPEHFRGWTEWAKRRGLKIDFNATCFAHPKAVSGYTLSSRENGIRKFWVDHVKCCRRIAASIGREQQSPCLHNLWIPDGSKDVPTDRWGARAALLKSLDEIYEVEYSPQQMKDSVESKLFGLGSESFVAGSHEFYLGYALTRGKIICLDLGHFHPTESVADKISAILPFSGEILLHVSRGVRWDSDHVVLLNDEVRDLCAEIVRSQALDRIHIALDYFDASFNRIGAWVLGARSVLKGLLIALLEPADKARELDRPARALQRLAFLEDLKSLPFGPVWDAYCLKAGVPAGEDWLREAEAYERRVLSRR
- a CDS encoding rhamnulokinase family protein; translation: MTQPKDAAQFLAFDFGAESGRAVLGTLAGRRLTVHEVRRFPNAPLNLAGHIHWNVYALFDEMKAAMRDAAAAIGARPAGLGVDTWGVDFGLLAKDGSLLGLPFCYRDHRNAGAMEEYFKLVPRPALYEATGIQFMPFNSLFQIYAMVRERSPLLDAAAGLLFMPDLFNYLLTGRKAAEATIASTSQCLDPRTRTWIPGLFQAMGLSKKLLQDIVEPGTVLGELSEEVAGATGLRHVPVVATAGHDTAAAVAAVPAEGEHWAYISSGTWSLVGVEEKAPVISELSLRANFTNEGGVGGTIRFLKNVSGLWLVQGCRKAWSAEGPVTYDELTRAAAEAAPFAALVNPDAPDFLNPPDMPEAIAAYCRRTGQPVPGTRAALVRSLLESLALKYRSVIDQLRQVLGHPIEKIHVIGGGSRNALLCQLTADATGLPVVAGPAEATAIGNILVQAMALGRVGSPEDIRAVVRESFEPRTYQPSGRGPAWDAAADRFRGLPEA
- a CDS encoding HD-GYP domain-containing protein; its protein translation is MNEKDRVRAVSGGSAGPVAGADPKARQKAGLELLTRFHIVDKIAKIYDTGNDAFQVQGRLLFETLASVLAAEPEASLRVRHGTLVLNGVRLKFGVGTYGIFKSVIEEFRARNIEAVTFLRGITLDELYGFMSVFAKRDKKEEDPFARLQADLEAAGIEHFELEKLSAEEAPQGLHQSSARLFFLSIVHLKESFARDRRNEPLKISTTRRLMQSIYNHIVEDEGFVYGLTNIKNHDEYTLNHSVNVCLLATALGRRLGLSRAELVDLGMAAFFHDLGKTETPLDILNKPGRLTDAERDIMEQHPFHGAEKLALLKEFRRLPLRAIHVALEHHIKEDLSGYPRYFKKDDINLFSKIVKVVDVFDAITTRRVYRARDFTRAEALSLMLEQSGTEFNPVILKAFVNMMGVFPIGTLVALTTGELAIVQDLNPEPRLVLRPSVKLITDPAGNKIDGEIVDLAEQAGTTGRFRRTIAAALDPAKYGIDVSDYFLAQAASATRPPAAA
- a CDS encoding HEAT repeat domain-containing protein, which produces MHPVQPDAVDIARIDKVKDLLHGLANAVSAMKIFPSEHATVTAFINQLAEKFAAFLNAYQKLQIGIEERSFTYEGKPVYTDEVAIKSLPFFFFKDGLQIFFFYQGLDRSEILEFLELIKAEAQKPAEDADIVVALWERDFPNIQYYAPDEFLENRIMGETRDPQAVRTMPGLPGDLAQETIEVRVDTSKLTQGRIELDQEDRGQIARASASDDEAGIAPSPEPAGAGTAADPPPGEKGPLSPAASMDPTLTEAELLSLETMLRANRTISPQEEYINLMVEILYLEDNPANGRAALDALLEYHFDQLQRGHFDVGVLIIQKIHELSRHLAGNPDKAALLDDFLARTVSPKTIEAVKALLAQKKAMDWESLLGFFGLLGPSALGLAADLYDIAPDGQARHKVVDFIEKAGAAQPAQLAGLADGTRPVLASEIVGILARLPGDRGIPHLAAFLNFPNNETKSAVVRTLSRSRNETASRILAGFLNDPDEEIRIQAILTLDPARGGVRVRQVLDEASGRDFRAKSLKEKEALLVFLGRTRSPEALEFLRRTLRRAPLFASKAALETRLAAAAGLESMATPEALEALQQGAIGRTRKVREACQAALMRLPPAGTARG
- a CDS encoding zinc-dependent alcohol dehydrogenase family protein, which gives rise to MVLAGFRPPAERPLELREVPVPAVGPEDILIKVRCCGVCHTDLHVVGKELPEARLPLIPGHEVVGVVEKAGERARRFRAGQRVGAAWLRSACGACRFCLSGRENLCESARFNGYHADGGYAEYMVVGEAFAYALPDRFGDAEAAPLLCAGIVGYRALRLSGIEPGGVLGLYGFGGSAHIAIQVARHGGARTFVFTRGAKHQRLAHELGADWVGTAKDEPPARLTGAIIFAPAGGLYLDALRVMDRGGTVVSAGIHMSPIPEMDYDRYLYHERRMLSVANATRRDGEELLKIAAEIPVKTTIRTYPLEAANEALDDLLSGRLDAAAVLKIGT
- a CDS encoding ribonuclease H-like domain-containing protein, with amino-acid sequence MPLEDKLKQLRREREARSRARTVESTWETLGEDSGLTVKEKLERLIALTDKGRGPAVRAGERPAEKKRCEPVQVFENAFALGARYGQIPISMGLQIPAGVIGFLSRDAAFEGLDLSTALFLDLETTGLAGGTGTVPFLVGLAYYRDERFKVTQFFLNEMAEEDRLIRELDQFVREMGFKSIVSYNGKAYDLPLIETRFALHRTPCPLRGLPHLDFLFSARSLWKHKYDSCRLFNLAQEIVQAERSEDIPGAEIPLRYFQYIRNGDFTLIDPILYHNQEDLLSLLGVVVAGAILVERHRGAAQAGAGDPMDLYGVASLFERSGDAATSAALLEKALAGGRGLSAEASHVARKKLSHHFKKNKDWEKALPFWQEMASGAEADSECFRELAIYFEHTAKDYAEAIRVATEGLALAKGRSPLAEKDFEKRIARLRGKLDRGKGPALG